The following nucleotide sequence is from Penaeus monodon isolate SGIC_2016 chromosome 29, NSTDA_Pmon_1, whole genome shotgun sequence.
ggtaaGGTTATAAAAGAAGTAGCTATTTAATGCCTAGTTGATTCTTAATTGTaagtttttctcttcctttgatgAGCGCGGAAACTTGTCTCTCCGCTTCGTAAGATTCTTTGAGGTGAGTAAGAGTAACTTCTTCGGATGTCGTTGGTGGTGGTTTTTATGAATTGTGTAAAAGCAACGTGTATGTGCANNNNNNNNNNNNNNNNNNNNNNNNNNNNNNNNNNNNNNNNNNNNNNNNNNNNNNNNNNNNNNNNNNNNNNNNNNNNNNNNNNNNNNNNNNNNNNNNNNNNNNNNNNNNNNNNNNNNNNNNNNNNNNNNNNNNNNNNNNNNNNNNNNNNNNNNNNNNNNNNNNNNNNNNNNNNNNNNNNNNNNNNNNNNNNNNNNNNNNNNNNNNNNNNNNNNNNNNNNNNNNNNNNNNNNNNNNNNNNNNNNNNNNNNNNNNNNNNNNNNNNNNNNNNNNNNNNNNNNNNNNNNNNNNNNNNNNNNNNNNNNNNNNNNNNNNNNNNNNNNNNNNNNNNNNNNNNNNNNNCCAACTTTCATTTGGAGATGGCCCTGGTATGAagtattcttacttttttattgccAATATCTTTTGCCGTTTTCTGTCAGTTTCACAAGGTAAAATGGCCTCATCTTCTCGACAATATACCTTTCTATACATTCCTTCCCCCATTctggaaataacaaaaaacgaaCCTGTTACAGAGAAAGAGATGTGGCGATGCGTCCTGGAGTCCTTCTGCATCGTGGGTGTTTTGTTGTACATTCCATCAGCTGTGAGGAGTCAGTCCTCGTCAGCTGATCACCACAGGGGCGCAGATCTCCAGGATGTTGATGCGCTTGTAACTCAGATCGTTGAAGAACACCTGGCGGGCTGCTACTTGGTGTTTGTCACGACTGAAGACGACAACCCGGCGTTTACTTCCGTGTATAGGTAGGACCTTGCGATTTTTGACGAAATTTGTAGTCATGGGGCGAGCGGNNNNNNNNNNNNNNNNNNNNNNNNNNNNNNNNNNNNNNNNNNNNNNNNNNNNNNNNNNNNNNNNNNNNNNNNNNNNNNNNNNNNNNNNNNNNNNNNNNNNNNNNNNNNNNNNNNNNNNNNNNNNNNNNNNNNNNNNNNNNNNNNNNNNNNNNNNNNNNNNNNNNNNNNNNNNNNNNNNNNNNNNNNNNNNNNNNNNNNNNNNNNNNGGTAAACGTTCCCCCATGTGACATCACGCTTTCTAAAGGACATTCCCTCGCCAGGTCGCTCCTGAGCAACTACGAGGCCGGTGTCGTGCTGGACCTTCGCACAGCCAAGATCGGGGAAAACTCGGACCTCCTGACCGAACTGAGGGGCGGCGACGACAAGTTTGCCTGTCGGGTGTTCATCGTGGTCATGGGCGCCAGTTCCGACATCTCGCGGCCGTTGAAGTAGGTTCAGTCGTggaaattaagtaatttctaGTCTCTATTAGTTAAACAAGATTTCGGCTTACTTTCGTAGATTTTCTGCTGTGTTTTGTGTTCGAGTGACGTTGCTTCATTCCAAAATTCCGAAT
It contains:
- the LOC119592067 gene encoding uncharacterized protein LOC119592067 (The sequence of the model RefSeq protein was modified relative to this genomic sequence to represent the inferred CDS: added 71 bases not found in genome assembly); the protein is MWRCVLESFCIVGVLLYIPSAVRSQSSSADHHRGADLQDVDALVTQIVEEHLAGCYLVFVTTEDDNPAFTSVYRSLLSNYEAGVVLDLRTAKIGENSDLLTELRGGDDKFACRVFIVVMGASSDISRPLNLLEDVNLFLWPYTRVLFVGATRQAQDTLKDDALRNTVHALFLALDEGTTSREGGGALGEVGGLMAREEREEEGGVKEKGVEKEREA